The sequence below is a genomic window from Polaribacter vadi.
TGGCTCTGCAAACACTTTACAAGATTGTGAAACCTTATTGAAAAAACAAGTAGATTATATAACTTTAAGTCCATTTAAAAATTCAACTGAAGAAGAAAATTCACCAAAAGCCTTAGGTTTAAATGGTTATACATTAATTACAGAAGCATTACATACAGAAACACCAATTTTAGGATTTGGAGAAATTACAACAAACGATGTTTCAGCAATTTTAAACACGGGTATTTCTGGCATTGCTGTTTCAGAAGAAATTACCAATAATTTTGATATTATAAAAACATACAATCAATTATTAAAGGCATCATCAACAGAAGAAAAAAGACACACTTTTTGAGTTTTAAAAAATAAAAATAATGGAAATCGGAAATTTATTATACGATTATTTACTAAAAACTGGACTATCAGAAAATACTGCTAAGTATTTAAATATGTTAGTTCTACTAGCGTTTACAATTATTGCAGCGTTTTTAGTTCATTATATTATTAGAAGAATCCTATTGTCTTTTTTTACAAATCTATCTTCAAAGACTAAAACCAATTTTGATGACTTGCTTATAAAAAATAAGGCACCAAAAAATATTGCTCATATTATTCCACTAATATTTACTTTAAATTTAATTCCTGTAATCTTTAAAGATTTCCCTTATTTTGAAAACTTTGTGCTTAAAAGTTTTTTAGTCTTTACCATTATTTTAGTTATTTGGATTGTAAGGAGTCTTTTAAATAGCATCAGAGATTTTTTAAAAACAATACCCAATTTAGGAGATAAACCTATAGATAGTTACATTCAGGTTTTTATGATTTTTGCTTGGGCAATAGGTATTTTGTCGGCTTTTGCAATTATTACAGGCATCGAGTTTATAAAATTTATTACCACAATTGGTGCAGCTTCTGCAGTAATTATTTTAATTTTTAAAGACACAATTTTAGGATTTGTTGCCAGTATTCAAGTTTCCATAAACGATATGGTTCGAATTGGAGATTGGATTACTTTTGAGAAATATGGAGCTGATGGAGATGTTACTGAGATTAATTTATCAACAGTAAAAGTCCAAAATTTCGATATGACCATTACTACAATTCCTACTTATGCTTTAATCGCTGATTCCTTTAAAAATTGGCGAGGAATGCAAAGTTCTGGTGGTCGAAGAATAAAAAGATCTGTAAATATTAAGTTAGACAGTATTCATTATGTTACGAATGATGAATTAGATTCGTTTAAAAAAATTCAATCAATTACCACGTATTTAGAAAATCGCCAAGAAGATATTGATGCTTATAATACAAAAAATAACATCAACAAAGAGCTCCTTTTAAATGGTAGAAACATGACGAATATTGGTGTTTTTAGGAAATATATAGAAACGTATATCGAAAATCATTCTGGCACAAATAAAGAAATGATGATTATGGTGCGTCAATTAGCACCAGATACTCAAGGAATTCCGTTAGAAATTTATGCCTTTAGTAGTGATAAACGTTGGCAAAACTACGAATATATTATGGCCGATATTTTTGATCATGTTATTGCTGCTGTTCCTTATTTTAATTTAGAAATTTTCGAATTGCCAAGCAACTCTAGTTTTGTGCAAAGAAATGAGGAAGGAACTATTACTGATAAAATCGATTTAGAAGACGAATAAAATTACTTTTAAAATCTTATTTTTTATTCTTTTCTTCGGATAAAAACTTAAAGAAATCGTTTTAGAAATAAACGAAGTTTTATCAATCTTAACAGACAGTAAAAAAGTATCTTCGCGCGCATTATGTGGATGTATTTAGGATTATTATCGGCGCTTTTTTTAGGCTTACATAGTTTATGTAAAAAACACGCTGTTCAAGGAAATGAAGTTTTACCAGTTCTTTTAGGAACTTTATTAGCAGGCTTTTTAGTATTTATTCCGTTTTTTATTGGCTCAGTTTACAATCCTGAATATTTTCAAAAAATAGGGTTTTACATTACACCAATTTCTATACAAACACATGGTTTTATTTTTATAAAATCGATAATTATGACTGGTTCTTGGGTTTTAGCCTATGCAGCTTTAAAACATTTGCCAATTACCATTGTAACTCCAATTCGTTCAGCTGGCCCTTTTTTCACCTTTATTGGAGCTATTTTAATTTATGATGAAAACCCAACCTTTTTACAATGGCTTGGTTTTTTCTTGATTATTTTTTCAGTGCTATTATATTCTAAAATCGGCAAACAAGAAGGCATCAACTTTAAAAAGAATAAATGGATTTTTGCCATCATTGGCGCTACTTTTTTAGGAGCTTCCAGTGGTTTGTATGACAAATTTCTGATTCAGAATTTAACGTTGAATCCACAAACATTACAGTTTTGGTTTTGCTTTTACACCATTTTAATTTTACTTATCATTTTATCGATTACTTGGTTTCCGAAGAAAGAAAAACGAAAAGCTTTTAAATTTCGTTGGACAATTATTGCTGTAGGAGTTCTTTTACAAACTGCAGATTACTTCTATTTTAAAGCCTTACAAGATCCTGATGCATTAATTATGCTTTTATCTGCCATTAAAAGAAGTCAAATTATTATTGCTGTGGTTATTGGTGGTTTGTTATTTAGAGAACATAATAAACGTAAAAAATTAATTCCTTTAGCTGGTATTTTAATAGGAGTTTTTCTGATTTTATATTCATAAAGTCAAATTGATGTTTTATAAATCATTCTAGAAACTTAATTGATATAATGAAAGTCTGTCTAAACTTCACAAAGGTTTTTTAAAACTTCCAATTTATTGATAAACATCTTTCTTACAAATTGTTTATTTCTCTTTAGAAACTGCATACATACTTATCAATCTTAATTTTAAAAAAAAAGCTAAGTATCTTATTAATAAAGTTTTGTTAAATAAAAGAATGAACGTTCATTTTTACGTATCTTTGTATCAGAATTTAAAAAAATGGCACAACTCAAAAAAAGTATCGAAAAAAGAAACGCACTCATAGAAGCTACAATAATGCTTGTAAATAATAGCGGTTTTCATGCTACACCCATGAGTAAAATTGCAAAAATGGCAAACGTATCGCCTGCAACTATATATTTATATTTCGATAATAAACAAGATTTGGTGAACAAAACCTACATACAAGTAAAAGAAGCGTATACAAAATATGCTTTTGCTACGTATTCAACAGAGATGTCTGTAGAAGAAGGGTTTGAAAATATTTGGAAGAGAATTGCCAATTTTAAATTAAAAGAAGTAAAAAATGCCCTGTTTTTAGCACAATGTGACAATTCACCTATTATTGATGAAACAAGCAAAGAAGAAGGAATTAAGCATTTACAGCCTTTATTAACCCTTTGGGAAAGAGGCAAACGTGAAGGAATCATAAAACCGATTTCGAATTATTTACTGTATGCTTATTCTATAAATCCTTTATCATTTTTAATGATAAATCAAAAAAAAGGCGTTTTTCAATTAGATAATTCGCACATAGAAGATGCGTATAACTGTGCTTGGAATAGCATTCGTATTATTAATTAATCATAAATTATAAAAAAAGAAAATGGAATTATTAGAAAAATTAAAGTGGAGATATGCAACAAAAGCCATGAATGGTAAAAAAGTATCACAAGATAAAATTGATAATATTATAGAAGCTGCAAATCTTGCACCTACTTCTAGTGGTTTGCAACCCTTTGAAATTATGGTGATTACCAATGATGAAATTAAAGAACAAATTAAAAAAGTAGGTTGGAATCAATCTGTAATTACAGAATGCTCTCATTTATTCGTTTTTGCAGCTTGGGATACATATACTGCAGAAAGAATCAATTATATGTTCGATTTAACCAACGAAATTAGAGGTTTTAAAAACGAAGGTTGGGAAAACTACAGACAACAATTGTTAAATTCTTATCCACAAAAAAGTGCTGAAGAAAATTTTCAACACGCTTCTAAACAAGCCTATATTGCTTTTACAGCTGCATTAACAGCAGCTGCTTTTCAAAAAGTAGATGCTACACCTATGGAAGGTTTTGACGCAGATAAGGTTGACGAAATATTAAACTTAAGAGAAAAAGGCTTACGAAGTGCAGTTTTATTACCAATTGGTTATAGAGATGCTTCAGAAGATTGGTTGGTAAACCTAGAAAAAGTTAGAAAACCAATCTCAAAATTAGTCACTGAATACAAATAAAATAGAAATCTTAAATTAAAAAAATAAACACCATGAAAATATTATTCGTATTAACATCACATGATAAATTAGGAGAAACTGGAAAGAAAACTGGTTTTTGGGTAGAAGAATTTGCAGCACCTTATTATACGTTGTTAGATAAAGGCGTAGAAATTATAGTAGCAACTCCAAAAGGAGGAAAAGCGCCAATTGATCCAAGTAGTGATACTGAAGATGCAAGCACAGAAGACACCAAACGTTTTCATAACGATGCAAAAGCGCAAGACTTAATTAACAATACGCATAAACTTGCAGAGATGAATCCTACAGATTTTGATGCAGTTTTTTATCCAGGAGGTCATGGACCTTTATGGGATTTAGCAAACGATGAGCATTCTATTACGTTAATAGAAACTTTTAACAAATTAGAAAAACCAATTTCTTTTGTATGTCATGCTCCTGCAGCTTTAAAATATGTAAAAGGCAAAAATGGAGAATCTATTGTAAAAGGTAAAAAAGTTACTGGTTTTGCAAATAGCGAAGAAAAAGCGGTTGATTTGGTTGATGTTGTTCCTTTTTTAGTAGAAGATATGTTACAAGAAAATGGAGGACAGTATTCTAAAAAAGAAGATTGGGCTGAATATGTTGTAAAAGATGGTAATTTAATTACAGGACAAAACCCAGCTTCTTCAAAATTAGTTGCAGAAACATTATATAACCTTTTAAAGTAAGCAAATTATAAATTTTATTTACACACGAAGCCTATAAGAAATTATAGGCTTTCTTTTGTTGATTATGTAATATTCCTGTTGATTAATCTTAACAAAATTAAACAAAACCTTATCTTAGCATCACTAAAAAGACCCTCTTAAATTTGGAACAAATAAAAGCGTATTTAGATAAAGTTGCCAAAATTTCTCAGAAAGATTGGGATTTTTTCACCTCTAAATTACAAAGAAATGTCATTCCTAAAAAGACAATTTTCTTAAAAATTAATGAGGTAGAAAATTATATTTCTTTTATAGAGTCTGGTGTTGTTCGTTTATTTATTCCTAAAGAAAACCCTGACAAAGAAATTACATTTGGTTTTAGTTTTCAAAATCAATTTATAAGTGCTTATGATTCTTTTTTAATGCAAAAACCTTCTTTGTATCAATTGGAAACCTTAACAGAAACATCGCTTTTAAGTATTACGTATGCAGATTTGCAAGAAGTGTATCAACAAACTCAAATTGGAAATTTAATAGGACGCTTAACAGCAGAACGTCTTTTTTTAATCAAATCTAAAAGAGAACAAAATTTGCTAAACTTATCAGCAGAAGAACGTTACATGAATTTATTTAAAGAAAGACCTGAACTTATAAAAGTAATTCCTTTAAAATATATTAGTTCTTATATTGGTGTTACTGCACAAGCTTTAAGTAGAATTCGCAAACGCGTTTAATTGATTTAGGTTCATTGTTTACTAGTCTATATCAACTTACCTTTGCATAAAAAATAAATGACAATAATTATTTTTGTATTGATACTTTGGTATGGAGGTTTATTTTTCCAGTCCTTTTTTTTACACAGATATGCTGCACATCAAGTATTTACGATGTCTAAATTTACAGAACGTATCACCTTTATTTTAACGTGGCTTTTTCAAGGTTCTAGTTATTTAAGTGCTTATGGTTATGGTATTATGCACAGAATGCATCATGCTTATACAGATACCGAAAAAGATCCTCATTCACCTTCTTTTGATGATAATTTATTTGCGATGATGTGGAAAACAAAAACCATTTATCAAGATATAAATGATCAAAAAATTGAAGTTGATCAAAAATTTACTAAAAACGTTCCTCAATGGAAATCTTTTGATGCTTTTGCAAGTTCTCGTTTTTCTAGACTTTTATGGATTACTTTTTACGTTCTCTTTTTCGCTTATTTTACAACAGCTTTATGGCAATG
It includes:
- a CDS encoding Crp/Fnr family transcriptional regulator, with the translated sequence MEQIKAYLDKVAKISQKDWDFFTSKLQRNVIPKKTIFLKINEVENYISFIESGVVRLFIPKENPDKEITFGFSFQNQFISAYDSFLMQKPSLYQLETLTETSLLSITYADLQEVYQQTQIGNLIGRLTAERLFLIKSKREQNLLNLSAEERYMNLFKERPELIKVIPLKYISSYIGVTAQALSRIRKRV
- a CDS encoding acyl-CoA desaturase, encoding MTIIIFVLILWYGGLFFQSFFLHRYAAHQVFTMSKFTERITFILTWLFQGSSYLSAYGYGIMHRMHHAYTDTEKDPHSPSFDDNLFAMMWKTKTIYQDINDQKIEVDQKFTKNVPQWKSFDAFASSRFSRLLWITFYVLFFAYFTTALWQWILLPVALLMAPIHGVIINWFGHIYGYVNFKMKNTSKNLFHFDFLMMGEGYHNNHHKHATSANFGVKWQEIDITYLIIRVLDFFKIIKLKAIPVKK
- a CDS encoding EamA family transporter yields the protein MWMYLGLLSALFLGLHSLCKKHAVQGNEVLPVLLGTLLAGFLVFIPFFIGSVYNPEYFQKIGFYITPISIQTHGFIFIKSIIMTGSWVLAYAALKHLPITIVTPIRSAGPFFTFIGAILIYDENPTFLQWLGFFLIIFSVLLYSKIGKQEGINFKKNKWIFAIIGATFLGASSGLYDKFLIQNLTLNPQTLQFWFCFYTILILLIILSITWFPKKEKRKAFKFRWTIIAVGVLLQTADYFYFKALQDPDALIMLLSAIKRSQIIIAVVIGGLLFREHNKRKKLIPLAGILIGVFLILYS
- a CDS encoding mechanosensitive ion channel family protein, which translates into the protein MEIGNLLYDYLLKTGLSENTAKYLNMLVLLAFTIIAAFLVHYIIRRILLSFFTNLSSKTKTNFDDLLIKNKAPKNIAHIIPLIFTLNLIPVIFKDFPYFENFVLKSFLVFTIILVIWIVRSLLNSIRDFLKTIPNLGDKPIDSYIQVFMIFAWAIGILSAFAIITGIEFIKFITTIGAASAVIILIFKDTILGFVASIQVSINDMVRIGDWITFEKYGADGDVTEINLSTVKVQNFDMTITTIPTYALIADSFKNWRGMQSSGGRRIKRSVNIKLDSIHYVTNDELDSFKKIQSITTYLENRQEDIDAYNTKNNINKELLLNGRNMTNIGVFRKYIETYIENHSGTNKEMMIMVRQLAPDTQGIPLEIYAFSSDKRWQNYEYIMADIFDHVIAAVPYFNLEIFELPSNSSFVQRNEEGTITDKIDLEDE
- a CDS encoding thiamine phosphate synthase, yielding MIPKLHYISEGNSPKEVLENIQKACTSGIEIVQLKLDTISEKKFLKLANEVKEITTHFQTRLVINKHYKIAKEIKADGVHLDKNHSCPIEARKHVYTWQIIGGSANTLQDCETLLKKQVDYITLSPFKNSTEEENSPKALGLNGYTLITEALHTETPILGFGEITTNDVSAILNTGISGIAVSEEITNNFDIIKTYNQLLKASSTEEKRHTF
- a CDS encoding type 1 glutamine amidotransferase domain-containing protein, which gives rise to MKILFVLTSHDKLGETGKKTGFWVEEFAAPYYTLLDKGVEIIVATPKGGKAPIDPSSDTEDASTEDTKRFHNDAKAQDLINNTHKLAEMNPTDFDAVFYPGGHGPLWDLANDEHSITLIETFNKLEKPISFVCHAPAALKYVKGKNGESIVKGKKVTGFANSEEKAVDLVDVVPFLVEDMLQENGGQYSKKEDWAEYVVKDGNLITGQNPASSKLVAETLYNLLK
- a CDS encoding TetR/AcrR family transcriptional regulator is translated as MAQLKKSIEKRNALIEATIMLVNNSGFHATPMSKIAKMANVSPATIYLYFDNKQDLVNKTYIQVKEAYTKYAFATYSTEMSVEEGFENIWKRIANFKLKEVKNALFLAQCDNSPIIDETSKEEGIKHLQPLLTLWERGKREGIIKPISNYLLYAYSINPLSFLMINQKKGVFQLDNSHIEDAYNCAWNSIRIIN
- a CDS encoding nitroreductase family protein; translated protein: MELLEKLKWRYATKAMNGKKVSQDKIDNIIEAANLAPTSSGLQPFEIMVITNDEIKEQIKKVGWNQSVITECSHLFVFAAWDTYTAERINYMFDLTNEIRGFKNEGWENYRQQLLNSYPQKSAEENFQHASKQAYIAFTAALTAAAFQKVDATPMEGFDADKVDEILNLREKGLRSAVLLPIGYRDASEDWLVNLEKVRKPISKLVTEYK